In the genome of Equus asinus isolate D_3611 breed Donkey chromosome 9, EquAss-T2T_v2, whole genome shotgun sequence, one region contains:
- the WNT8A gene encoding protein Wnt-8a isoform X2 produces MGDLFMLRVAVGICYATFSASAWSVNNFLITGPKAYLTYTTSVALGAQSGIEECKFQFAWERWNCPENALQLSTHNRLRSGGHGWIWGGCSDNVEFGERISKLFVDSLEKGKDARALMNLHNNRAGRLAVRATMKRTCKCHGISGSCSIQTCWLQLADFREMGDYLKAKYDRALKIEMDKRQLRAGNSAEGHWAPTEAFLPSAEAELIFLEESPDYCTHNSSLGIYGTEGRECLQNSHNTSRWEQHSCGRLCTECGLQVEERKTEAISSCNCKFQWCCTVKCDQCRHVVNKYYCTRSPGSAVSWGKGSAR; encoded by the exons ATGGGGGACCTGTTTATGCTAAGGGTGGCTGTGGGCATATGCTATGCTACCTTCAGTGCCTCTGCCTG gTCAGTGAACAATTTCCTGATAACAGGTCCCAAG GCCTATCTGACCTACACTACCAGTGTGGCCCTGGGTGCCCAGAGCGGCATCGAGGAATGCAAGTTCCAATTTGCTTGGGAACGCTGGAACTGCCCCGAAAATGCTCTCCAGCTGTCCACTCACAACAGGCTGAGAAGTG GAGGCCATGGCTGGATCTGGGGGGGCTGCAGTGACAATGTGGAATTTGGGGAAAGGATCTCCAAACTCTTTGTGGACAgcctggagaagggaaaggatgCCAGAGCCCTGATGAATCTTCACAACAACAGGGCGGGCAGGCTG gcAGTGAGAGCCACCATGAAAAGGACCTGCAAATGTCACGGTATCTCGGGGAGCTGCAGCATCCAGACATGCTGGCTGCAGCTGGCTGACTTCCGGGAGATGGGAGACTACCTAAAGGCCAAGTATGACCGGGCGCTGAAAATTGAGATGGATAAACGGCAGCTAAGGGCTGGGAACAGCGCCGAGGGCCACTGGGCACCCACTGAGGCCTTCCTCCCCAGTGCAGAGGCTGAACTGATCTTTTTAGAGGAATCGCCAGATTACTGTACCCACAATTCTAGCCTGGGCATCTATGGCACAGAGGGTCGGGAGTGTCTGCAGAATAGCCACAACACATCCAGGTGGGAGCAACACAGCTGTGGGCGCTTGTGCACCGAATGTGGCCTGCAGgtggaagagaggaagactgaAGCTATCAGCAGCTGTAACTGCAAATTCCAGTGGTGCTGCACAGTGAAGTGTGACCAGTGTAGGCATGTGGTGAACAAGTACTACTGTACACGCTCCCCAGGCAGTGCTGTGTCCTGGGGCAAGGGCAGCGCCAGATAA
- the WNT8A gene encoding protein Wnt-8a isoform X1 has translation MGDLFMLRVAVGICYATFSASAWSVNNFLITGPKAYLTYTTSVALGAQSGIEECKFQFAWERWNCPENALQLSTHNRLRSATRETSFIHAISSAGVMYTITKNCSMGDFENCGCDESKNGKTGGHGWIWGGCSDNVEFGERISKLFVDSLEKGKDARALMNLHNNRAGRLAVRATMKRTCKCHGISGSCSIQTCWLQLADFREMGDYLKAKYDRALKIEMDKRQLRAGNSAEGHWAPTEAFLPSAEAELIFLEESPDYCTHNSSLGIYGTEGRECLQNSHNTSRWEQHSCGRLCTECGLQVEERKTEAISSCNCKFQWCCTVKCDQCRHVVNKYYCTRSPGSAVSWGKGSAR, from the exons ATGGGGGACCTGTTTATGCTAAGGGTGGCTGTGGGCATATGCTATGCTACCTTCAGTGCCTCTGCCTG gTCAGTGAACAATTTCCTGATAACAGGTCCCAAG GCCTATCTGACCTACACTACCAGTGTGGCCCTGGGTGCCCAGAGCGGCATCGAGGAATGCAAGTTCCAATTTGCTTGGGAACGCTGGAACTGCCCCGAAAATGCTCTCCAGCTGTCCACTCACAACAGGCTGAGAAGTG ccaccaGGGAGACTTCCTTCATTCATGCTATCAGCTCTGCTGGAGTCATGTACACCATCACCAAGAACTGTAGCATGGGTGACTTTGAAAACTGTGGCTGTGATGagtcaaaaaatggaaaaacag GAGGCCATGGCTGGATCTGGGGGGGCTGCAGTGACAATGTGGAATTTGGGGAAAGGATCTCCAAACTCTTTGTGGACAgcctggagaagggaaaggatgCCAGAGCCCTGATGAATCTTCACAACAACAGGGCGGGCAGGCTG gcAGTGAGAGCCACCATGAAAAGGACCTGCAAATGTCACGGTATCTCGGGGAGCTGCAGCATCCAGACATGCTGGCTGCAGCTGGCTGACTTCCGGGAGATGGGAGACTACCTAAAGGCCAAGTATGACCGGGCGCTGAAAATTGAGATGGATAAACGGCAGCTAAGGGCTGGGAACAGCGCCGAGGGCCACTGGGCACCCACTGAGGCCTTCCTCCCCAGTGCAGAGGCTGAACTGATCTTTTTAGAGGAATCGCCAGATTACTGTACCCACAATTCTAGCCTGGGCATCTATGGCACAGAGGGTCGGGAGTGTCTGCAGAATAGCCACAACACATCCAGGTGGGAGCAACACAGCTGTGGGCGCTTGTGCACCGAATGTGGCCTGCAGgtggaagagaggaagactgaAGCTATCAGCAGCTGTAACTGCAAATTCCAGTGGTGCTGCACAGTGAAGTGTGACCAGTGTAGGCATGTGGTGAACAAGTACTACTGTACACGCTCCCCAGGCAGTGCTGTGTCCTGGGGCAAGGGCAGCGCCAGATAA